In a single window of the Rhodamnia argentea isolate NSW1041297 chromosome 2, ASM2092103v1, whole genome shotgun sequence genome:
- the LOC115735438 gene encoding MICOS complex subunit Mic10, with translation MMAEDKKEIVPTKYDVDAKWDRCVDLTVRRFFYSSLAGVFGGLLLFRSPVARWSSLAFGAGLGIGSAYTECSQKFNGFPTKPPTKPPPKASDVSAHETVVESSPQEGQD, from the exons ATGATGGCGGAGGACAAGAAAGAGATCGTACCAACTAAGTACGACGTGGACGCTAAGTGGGACCGGTGCGTCGATCTCACCGTCCGGCGATTCTTCTACTCTTCCTTGGCCGGCGTCTTCGGCGGCCTCCTCCTCTTCA GGAGCCCCGTGGCTAGATGGTCATCTCTAGCTTTTGGTGCTGGTTTGGGCATTGGGTCTGCTTACACAGAGTGTTCTCAGAAATTCAATGGATTTCCTACAAAGCCACCTACGAAGCCGCCTCCCAAGGCATCCGATGTTTCTGCTCATGAGACAGTAGTGGAGTCATCTCCTCAG GAAGGGCAAGACTGA
- the LOC115735117 gene encoding patellin-3 encodes MADVAATPPPQATEEFPLAEPPREHAPAEQGELPPPPSAVVTTTTAVESEPLEKSPPTHEEVVVSVDATQKLEAPAEPQKLPPQSFASFKEESNKVADLSDSERKALEELKQLVQEALNTNTFFSKQTPEQEPETGETSVSAGEVSIWGIPLLMDERTDVVLLKFLRARDFKVKDAFVMLRNTVHWRKQFSIDALVDEDLGDDLDKVVFMHGHDREGHAVCYNVYGEFQNKELYQKTFGDDEKRAKFLRWRVQFLERSIRKLDFNPGGICTIFQVSDLKNSPGPGKRELRIATKQALQMLQDNYPEFVAKQVFINVPWWYLAFYAMMSPFLTQRTKSKFVFASPARTAEMLFKYISPEQVPVQYGGLSVDYCDCNPEFTVSDPATEMTIKPGTKQIVEIIIYEKCVIVWELRVVGWEVSYGAEFVPNSGGYTVNIQKPKKMSPADEPVVHGTFKVLELGKVLLTVDNPTSKKKKLLYRFKIDLLGDEGLPNQS; translated from the exons ATGGCCGATGTAGCCGCGACGCCGCCGCCGCAAGCGACGGAGGAGTTCCCACTGGCGGAGCCGCCGAGGGAGCATGCTCCGGCGGAGCAAGGAGAGCTGCCCCCGCCTCCGTCGGCCGTGGTGACGACCACCACGGCGGTGGAGTCCGAGCCGCTCGAGAAATCGCCGCCGACCCACGAGGAGGTTGTGGTCTCTGTTGACGCCACTCAGAAGCTGGAGGCGCCAGCCGAGCCGCAGAAGCTCCCTCCTCAGTCCTTCGCTTCCTTCAAAGAGGAGAGCAACAAGGTCGCCGATCTCTCCGATTCCGAGAGGAAGGCTCTGGAGGAGCTAAAGCAGCTCGTCCAGGAAGCCCTCAACACCAACACGTTTTTCTCCAAGCAAACCCCGGAGCAAGAACCCGAAACCGGCGAAACCTCCGTCTCCGCCGGAGAAGTCTCCATCTGGGGGATCCCGCTGCTCATGGACGAGCGGACGGACGTCGTCCTGCTCAAGTTCCTCCGGGCTCGTGACTTCAAGGTCAAGGACGCGTTCGTCATGCTGCGGAACACGGTCCACTGGCGAAAGCAGTTCAGCATCGACGCCCTCGTGGACGAAGACCTCGGCGATGATCTTGACAAGGTCGTGTTCATGCACGGCCACGATCGGGAGGGCCATGCCGTCTGCTACAACGTCTATGGGGAGTTTCAGAATAAGGAGCTGTATCAGAAGACGTTCGGCGACGATGAGAAGCGGGCTAAGTTCTTGCGGTGGAGGGTGCAGTTCTTGGAGAGAAGCATCCGGAAGCTCGATTTCAATCCGGGTGGCATTTGCACCATTTTTCAGGTGAGCGATCTGAAGAATTCTCCGGGACCGGGGAAGCGTGAGCTCCGGATCGCCACCAAGCAGGCTCTCCAGATGCTTCAGGACAACTATCCCGAGTTCGTGGCCAAGCAG GTGTTTATCAATGTTCCCTGGTGGTATCTGGCATTTTACGCGATGATGAGCCCTTTCTTGACCCAGAGGACCAAGAGCAAGTTCGTGTTCGCAAGCCCTGCGAGAACTGCGGAGATGCTTTTCAA GTACATTTCTCCTGAGCAAGTCCCAGTGCAGTATGGCGGCTTGAGTGTAGATTATTGTGATTGCAATCCTGAATTTACTGTTTCTGACCCTGCAACCGAGATGACAATTAAGCCCGGGACCAAACAAATTGTGGAAATCATAATCTATGAG AAATGTGTTATTGTTTGGGAGCTCCGTGTTGTTGGGTGGGAAGTCAGTTATGGTGCCGAGTTTGTGCCTAACTCTGGTGGATATACAGTTAATATCCAGAAGCCCAAGAAGATGTCACCTGCGGATGAGCCGGTGGTGCATGGAAC